A stretch of Paenibacillus sp. URB8-2 DNA encodes these proteins:
- a CDS encoding CgeB family protein — protein sequence MSKDFILPVPPLPLTQAEQAKLQGRLNGFKSGYDEGYFRGRLAILDGRPEEPLPVRDIHVMYVASGKGYPYSPLDEAVLSSLQSLTAAVTVTDVRQNLLELACANKPDLVLVLDGMDLPLEQIDRIRGIGIRTAIWLTDDPYYTDFTLGLVNHYDYVFTLERNCIEYYRQLGCAEVHYLPFAAYRPHYRPTISRTSITREVSFIGSAYWNRVNFFREIMPQLMEFNTVINGIWWDRLPEAPLYGDRIEIGKWMSPQETSVAYSGSKIVINLHRSHVDDVANNNTLAISAASPNPRTFEIAASGTLQLSDVRDDLATFYKPGEEIVTFSTPLEMIDKVHYYLTHEEERQAIALKGLERTLRDHTYPKRVNQLLTTIFG from the coding sequence ATGAGCAAGGATTTCATTCTTCCGGTCCCGCCGCTTCCCCTCACGCAGGCTGAGCAAGCGAAGCTGCAGGGGAGGCTGAACGGTTTTAAGAGCGGCTATGATGAAGGTTATTTCCGCGGTCGTTTGGCCATTCTGGACGGCCGTCCAGAAGAGCCGCTGCCCGTACGCGATATTCATGTCATGTACGTCGCTTCCGGCAAAGGCTACCCCTATTCCCCGCTGGACGAAGCTGTACTGTCATCGCTGCAAAGCCTAACGGCGGCAGTGACGGTGACGGATGTCCGTCAGAACTTGTTAGAACTGGCTTGCGCCAACAAGCCGGACTTGGTCCTTGTGCTGGACGGAATGGATCTGCCGCTGGAACAAATCGACCGGATTCGGGGAATAGGCATACGTACGGCCATCTGGCTTACGGATGATCCCTACTATACCGATTTTACGTTGGGCCTCGTAAATCACTACGATTATGTATTCACGCTGGAACGAAATTGCATCGAATATTACCGGCAGCTTGGCTGTGCGGAGGTCCATTATCTGCCGTTTGCGGCTTACCGGCCGCATTATCGTCCCACCATTTCCCGAACGTCGATAACACGCGAGGTAAGCTTCATCGGCTCCGCGTATTGGAACCGGGTCAATTTCTTCCGGGAAATTATGCCGCAGCTGATGGAATTCAATACGGTGATTAACGGAATCTGGTGGGACCGGCTTCCGGAGGCTCCGCTTTACGGCGACCGGATCGAGATCGGAAAGTGGATGTCTCCGCAGGAAACGTCGGTCGCTTACAGCGGTTCGAAAATTGTAATCAATCTGCACCGTTCCCATGTTGATGATGTAGCCAACAATAATACGCTGGCAATTTCGGCGGCTTCGCCGAATCCGCGGACCTTCGAGATTGCGGCCAGCGGTACGCTTCAGCTGAGCGATGTCCGGGATGATTTAGCCACCTTCTACAAGCCGGGAGAAGAGATTGTAACATTCAGTACCCCGCTGGAGATGATCGACAAAGTCCATTATTACCTGACGCATGAGGAGGAACGTCAAGCCATTGCACTGAAGGGGCTGGAGCGGACACTCCGGGATCATACGTATCCGAAGCGGGTCAATCAGCTGTTAACCACTATATTCGGATGA